ATCGTTGTCGATTTTATTGACATGATTAAGCCTGCTCATAGAAAAAAACTGTTCGATCATCTTAGAAATGAGATGAAAGACGACCGCGCTAAGCATAAAATCCTGCCCCCCAGTAAATTTGGCCTCGTACAGATTACGAGACAAAGGGTAAGGCCGGAAGTAAATATAAAGACCACTGAGATAAACCCCAGTGGTAGTAGTCAGGAAGTAGAAGCTCCCATTGTGTTGATTGAAAAAATCAACGTCGACCTGGAACACCTCTTAAAAAATACCCCAAAAGACAAAGGAATCGTGCTCAATACACATCCTTTTATTGCGGCGTATTTAACAAAGGGTTTTCCCTCAATAAGGTCCAAATGGTTTTTGGAACACAGAAAATGGATCAAAATCCAGCCAAGGGACGCATACACCTATCTCGAGTACCATTTTAAAGATAAAGATGGGAAAGACATCATATAAAGAAGCGGCTTCAGCAGAAGCCGCTTTTTTTGTTTTAGTACCTTTGGTTTATGCTGAAAAGAAAGGCCTATACCCTCACTGAAGCCACTCGTAAAATTGAACACTATTGTGCCTACCAGGAGAGGTGCCATCAGGAGGTAGTGCAAAAACTCAGGGAAATGCACATGATCCCTGAAGCCATTGACCAGATCATGGGTCACCTTATTTCAGAGAATTACCTCAATGAAGAACGCTTTGCCAGATCCTTTGCCAGAGGCAAATTCAGGATCAAAAGCTGGGGGCGTAATCGCATCAGCCTCGAATTAAAAAAAAGAAATATCTCACCTACAATTATTAACATTGCTCTGAGGGAATTGGAAGAACCTGCGTATTCTGATACTTTAGAAAGCCTGGCAAAAAAGAGATTTAAGCAATTGAAAGGCCTCAATCCCTGGCAACAGAAAAAGAAACTAGGAGATTATTTATTATACAGGGGGTGGGAGAGTGATCTGGTCTACGAGCAGATCAACCGACTCGTAAATAAAAAATAATCCCAATCTCAACTCATTTGTTCTTTGAGGTGTTTTTCCGTGCGCTCAATCGCCTTTTTATTTTTCCAGTCGATCCATTTTTTCCCCTTCCATCTTCGCATACCATTATCAAAGTACCTCATAAATAGTACATTGTAAAAAGCCTTACTGAGGTGCAGTGGATTCCTGGCTACCGACCTTAAACTCATTGAAAAACCGGGCGTGATGTACTTCATATAATGCCAATATCCTTCAGGCATATAAAGGACGTCGCCGTGATTTAAACTGGTTTTATATCCGGAGGCGTGTTTGAGGGCAGGCCATTTATCAAAATCCGGATTTGAAAAATCGATCGACTCGTGGGTGATGAGGGAATGGGGAATCTTGTATAAAAACTTACTCTCACTCTGGGGAAAGAGGATACATTCCTTTTTCCCGGCAAAATGAAAATGGAATATGTTGGCCAGGTCTATGTCGTAATGCATAAAAGTGTAAGAGTCCCTGCCTCCAAAAAATAACATAGGCAGACCTTTCATCAATGGAATGCCAAAATCCGGAAATTTAAAATCCCTCTGCAGCTCAGGAACTTCTTTCATTACGTTCCAGAGGAAGATGCGGTACTTGGTTGGTTCTTTGAGAAGAAGATCAATGTAGTCTTTCATCTTCATCCTAGCATGAGGTTCGTTAAAACCTTCCTTGTAGTCTACTGGTCTGTCATCATAGAGAGGAACTGTTTTATCCCCTGCCACTTTACGGATATACTCAAAATCCCATTTTGTATATGCAGGCCAGTCGTGAATATAGTTTTCGATAACGACAGGTTTTTGAGGACGCAAATAGTCCTTTAAAAACTGATCTTTGGTTATTGATCCAACCCTGGGTATCTCTGTTAATTTCAATACGAGCCTGATTATTCAATAAGATAAAGTTAATAAACCGATTTTATTTATCGGTTTTGTCGCAATGCAGGCAAGAACCAAACTTATTACGACTGAGATTTGGCTTTGAGTTTAGCCATCTCGTTTCGCTCGATCTGGTGGCCGGGTCTTGTCCATTTTGGTTTTTCTCCTTTGGCTTCATACTGGGATTCGGCTTGTTCCACCGTTTTAGGTTGCGGCAATTTCTCAAAGGCATGCTGGGGTTTTAATCCCAATAAACGGAACATCTCCATATCCTCATTGACATCAGGATTGGGTGTTGTGAGCAGTTTGTCTCCCGCAAAAATGGAGTTTGCTCCGGCAAAGAAACACATGGCCTGTCCTTCCTTACTCATTTCCGTTCTGCCTGCAGAAAGCCTTACCTGGGTCTTAGGCATAACGATACGCGCAGTTGCCACCATCCTTATCATATCCCAAATAGGAACAGGTTCCATCTCCTCCATAGGGGTTCCTTCCACAGCGACCAAGGCATTGATAGGAACCGATTCGGGCTGCGGGTCTAAAGTTGCCAGTGCCACCAACATGCCGGCTCTGTCTTCCAGTTTTTCTCCCATTCCGATGATTCCACCACTGCATACCGTAACATTACTCTTCCTGACGTTCTCAATAGTATCAAGCCTATCCTGAAATGCTCTGGTAGAGATAACATCCTTGTAATAATCTTCTGAAGTATCGAGATTGTGGTTATACGCATACAAACCGGCCTCAGCTAATCGTTTTGCCTGGTTTTCAGTGATCATTCCCAGGGTACAACACACTTCCATATCGAGTTTGTTAATGGTGCGAACCATTTCCAATACCTGCTCAAACTCAGGCCCGTCTTTTACATTCCTCCATGCAGCTCCCATACAAACTCTTGAGCTCCCTGAAGCTTTAGCCCGCTTGGCCTGGGCCTTTACCTGAGACACACTCATCAAGTCGTTCCCTTCTATATCGGTGTGGTATCGCGCTGCCTGAGGGCAATAACCACAATCTTCGGGACAACCCCCGGTTTTTATAGAGAGTAAAGTTGAGACCTGAACTTTATTGGGGTCGTGGTATTCCCGATGAACACTAGCTGCCCTGTAGAGCAATTCCATCAAAGGTGTATTGTGAATATCGAGAATCTCTTCTTTGGTCCAATTGTGCTTTATCTCTTTCATCAGATCATTTTATGTCGTTCTCAAAAATAGATAATCCTGAGAAATTCCTGTGCTATTCCCCAATTATTTCATTTGTTTAAAGCCGAGGGTGCCTTAACAAAATACTGACGGCATTTCCTCCAAAGCCAACTGCGTTCACAAGAATCCTTTCGAGTTTTCTCGCCTGCGGCACTTCTCCCGAATACGGAAGGGGAATGAATACCTGATGCCGTAACATCAGGGCAGCCATTTCCATACTCAACATGCCTGAAGCCCCAAAAGTATGCCCTGTTTGCCATTTATTGGAAGTGAGAAGGGGTATGGTATCGCCAAACAGGCTTTCAACAGCCCTGTATTCTGACAGATCTCCCTGCAGCGTTCCCGGGGCGTGCATCACAATGACGTCCACATCAGAAACTGAAAGATCCCCAAGGGCCATCCTCATTGATTTCTGAAAACAATCTGCATTGGCAGAAATGGAGACAGAATGTTCCAGGATTTCAGTGGCATACCCAACTCCTTCTATAATCGCAAGACTTTCGGGAAAAACACCTAGCTGAAGGCAAGCAGCTGCCGCACCTTCACCTAAAACCATACTATTACTCGTTTTCTCCAGATCCAATGCTCTGCATGGATAAGGGCCTGAACCCTCAGAATAGATCTTAAGGGCCTTCATCTGTGCAAGGGTAAAAGGGGTAAGCGGTGCCTCGCTTCCCCCACCAGAAATCGATCTGCCATACCACTTTGCAACCATGCAACTCCGTTAAGAACGGCGTGCAATGCCGTAGAACATGTGATAGAATGTGATATATCCGGTCCTGTACTACCCAGGTCATGCGCAATCCATGAAGAAATATTTCCCAGTGTTGTCAAAGGTGAGGTGGTAGGCGATGTCTTCCCTGATGTTACAAATTCCTTATGTCTTGTTTCAAATATACCTGTAGCTCCCCTGGAAGAACCCATATTTATTCCAATGGCTTTCTCTTCTCCCCAGGAAGCAGCCTGCACCGCCTTCCTGCAAACATACATGGCAAATAATACAGTATCGTCCAGACGATTATACCGGGATTCCGAATCCCTTAATTCCTCTATTGATTTCGTGTAGTTTTCGGACAGTGGTGCCACAAAGGTGTCCGAACCATTAAACGATCGTTTTTTCAGGCTGTGTTGCTGTGAATTGTAAGTTGACCATACTTCACCTTCCCCACTTCCAAGGGCAGATAGAGATTGAATGGCAAGCAAAGAAATTGGGGTGTTTAATGAATTCATTAGGGTGGCTAAAATAAGATACTTATCTCTTCTGTCTTTATAAATGCCTGAATTTCTCCTTCTTGAGATTCTTTTGATTTACCGATTTATAAATCCAGATCCAGTGCTTCGGTCAAAGCCCGATATACTTTATCTAGCTGGGTGTCGCTGATTACGTAGGGGGGCAAAATATAAATAGTCTTCCCCAGGGGGCGTAAAAACACTCCGTTCTCCATGAAATGGTTATAGAGACGGTCTCTTAAGGTCCCGTATCTTGACATTTCTATCTTAAGGTCAAGGGCGAATATTACACCTATCTGCCGGGTTTCTGATACTTTCGGATGGTCTTTAACAGTCTCATTAAATTGCTGATGCCTGTTAGTGATCCGACTGATATTCCCCTGCATTTCATCAGTCTGCAATAGGTTTAGAGCCGATAGTGCAGCGGTGCAAGCCAAAGGATTGGCCGTATACGTATGCCCGTGAAAGAACCCTTGGCAATCTCATCGTCATAAAATGCGTCGTAAATTTCTTTTGAGCAACTCGTAATAGCCATAGGAAGCAATCCTGCCGTTAATGCTTTGGAAAGGCAGATAATATCAGGCTTTATGCTCAGCTGATCTGATGCAAAATAACTCCCTGTCTTACCAAATCCAGTCATCACCTCATCGGCAATGGTGATCACCTTGTGCGACTTTAAAACATCTAAAATCCGGTTGAGGTGTTCGGGCTTGTGCATCTTCATGGCTGCAGCGCCCTGCACCAGGGGCTCGTAGACAAAACCTGCGATATCCTCTTTTTCGAGTCGTTTTTTAAGTCCAGACAGGATCTTATCAATATTATCCTCGGTAGGGACCTCAATCCGCTCTACCTGTATAAAATGATCTTCAAAAGGACCGTTGTATGATGATAGTCCGGATACTGACATAGCCCCAAAAGTGTCTCCGTGAAAACCTTCCTCAAAGGCAAGCATGACGTTTCGCCTATGACCCTTGTTATGAAAGTACTGCAGGGCCATTTTAATTCCGATTTCCACTGCCGTTGAACCATTGTCAGAAAAGAAAAGTTTTTCCTGGTTCGAGGGGAGTATCTCCATTAAGGCCTCAGAAAGTGCAATCGCCGGTTCGTGGGTTAAGCCACTGAATATCACCTGATCCAATTCACTCATTTGCTTAGCTACAGGGCCGGTAATATCAGGGTTACAATGCCCGTACATGGCCGTATACCATGAGGCTATAGCATCGATGTATTCTCTTCCTTCTTCATCAATGAGCACTGCTCCTCTTGCCTTTGTGATCCCAAGCATTCCCTTGTGGGTTTTATGCTGAGTTAAAGGATGCCAGAGGTGCCTTTTATCTCTCTCCGTAAGTTTCTCCAAGGTTTAAATTTTTGGGCAACGTCTAATTATCTATCTTGCATTGAGGGAAGATCCCCAGAACTATGCCGCACAAAGTTATAACATCTCTTATTCCTGAGTACGAAAAATTAAAAAATGGGAAAGTATTTCTGGGATTAACTCTTATCTCCATCCTTATTAGGCTTCCCTTCTTTTTTCGGGATTATGTTGATCGCGATGAAAGCAC
This DNA window, taken from Muriicola soli, encodes the following:
- a CDS encoding regulatory protein RecX — its product is MLKRKAYTLTEATRKIEHYCAYQERCHQEVVQKLREMHMIPEAIDQIMGHLISENYLNEERFARSFARGKFRIKSWGRNRISLELKKRNISPTIINIALRELEEPAYSDTLESLAKKRFKQLKGLNPWQQKKKLGDYLLYRGWESDLVYEQINRLVNKK
- a CDS encoding cupin-like domain-containing protein, giving the protein MKLTEIPRVGSITKDQFLKDYLRPQKPVVIENYIHDWPAYTKWDFEYIRKVAGDKTVPLYDDRPVDYKEGFNEPHARMKMKDYIDLLLKEPTKYRIFLWNVMKEVPELQRDFKFPDFGIPLMKGLPMLFFGGRDSYTFMHYDIDLANIFHFHFAGKKECILFPQSESKFLYKIPHSLITHESIDFSNPDFDKWPALKHASGYKTSLNHGDVLYMPEGYWHYMKYITPGFSMSLRSVARNPLHLSKAFYNVLFMRYFDNGMRRWKGKKWIDWKNKKAIERTEKHLKEQMS
- the bioB gene encoding biotin synthase BioB, with the protein product MKEIKHNWTKEEILDIHNTPLMELLYRAASVHREYHDPNKVQVSTLLSIKTGGCPEDCGYCPQAARYHTDIEGNDLMSVSQVKAQAKRAKASGSSRVCMGAAWRNVKDGPEFEQVLEMVRTINKLDMEVCCTLGMITENQAKRLAEAGLYAYNHNLDTSEDYYKDVISTRAFQDRLDTIENVRKSNVTVCSGGIIGMGEKLEDRAGMLVALATLDPQPESVPINALVAVEGTPMEEMEPVPIWDMIRMVATARIVMPKTQVRLSAGRTEMSKEGQAMCFFAGANSIFAGDKLLTTPNPDVNEDMEMFRLLGLKPQHAFEKLPQPKTVEQAESQYEAKGEKPKWTRPGHQIERNEMAKLKAKSQS
- a CDS encoding beta-ketoacyl synthase N-terminal-like domain-containing protein, encoding MNSLNTPISLLAIQSLSALGSGEGEVWSTYNSQQHSLKKRSFNGSDTFVAPLSENYTKSIEELRDSESRYNRLDDTVLFAMYVCRKAVQAASWGEEKAIGINMGSSRGATGIFETRHKEFVTSGKTSPTTSPLTTLGNISSWIAHDLGSTGPDISHSITCSTALHAVLNGVAWLQSGMADRFLVGEARHRLPLLPLHR